In Chitinophaga nivalis, a single genomic region encodes these proteins:
- a CDS encoding AMP-binding protein: MERASKISSYLQRGAHLFPQKTAYCYLEDGDQQEVRCTYADLYTQVQTLAAQLREQGLTGHPAMLLYPEGMAFIIAFLACQEAGVIAVPMFPPRGNRHMERLYHILTDAGTHIILCAGSIAGKIRSGLEAAGPGAPLHIIVTDDPAVTAPVTALLSPAPEQDIAFIQYTSGSTGAPKGVVISHANLLHNELLLTATFGADADSVICSWLPFYHDMGLIGNILHSIYVGGTCILMSPFHFMQQPLRWLKAIDKYQVTHSGGPNFSFDICVDKIAAEEVARLNLSSWKVAYNGAEPVKKTTMDRFAAWFAPAGFDSAVFFPCYGLAEATLLVSGVKTVPEVRTVGVDRAALNAGFFRPAATTDQQTIFLVSSGKVAPGMQVKILPPENGGEDQIGEIAIAGTSVSRGYWSEQHDLAAPAENSYRRTGDLGFLYEGQLFVTGRKKEILIIRGKNYYPYDIENACSAAHPAIEKNAVAAIAVPVGEEEQLILIAEVKRTLIREIDPEVVARALMQAVIEETGLSPYDVVLVGPLSIPRTSSGKLQRNKCSILYRENGFNTVATIRTAGTPAATAAVISPELISQVRTEKDPVLILQYLELLFRYRLQHTEANLRPADELTAVGVDSLRAMELVNTINKDLGIHLDASRIFQANTIGGLITIIETTLWISDAKPSGQEILL; this comes from the coding sequence TTGGAGAGAGCCAGCAAAATATCGTCCTACCTGCAACGGGGTGCCCACCTGTTCCCGCAGAAAACCGCCTACTGCTACCTGGAAGACGGCGACCAGCAGGAAGTTCGTTGTACCTACGCCGATTTATATACCCAAGTACAAACATTGGCTGCGCAGCTGCGTGAACAGGGACTGACCGGACATCCGGCCATGTTGCTGTATCCGGAGGGAATGGCCTTTATCATTGCCTTCCTGGCCTGTCAGGAAGCGGGCGTGATAGCAGTGCCGATGTTCCCGCCCCGTGGCAACCGGCATATGGAACGTCTCTATCATATCCTCACGGATGCCGGTACACATATAATATTGTGTGCCGGCAGTATTGCCGGTAAAATACGCAGCGGCCTGGAAGCGGCCGGCCCCGGAGCACCCTTGCATATCATTGTTACAGATGATCCGGCAGTTACTGCTCCCGTCACCGCATTGCTATCACCGGCGCCCGAACAGGATATCGCTTTTATACAATATACCTCCGGGTCTACCGGCGCGCCCAAAGGTGTGGTGATCAGCCATGCAAATCTGCTGCATAATGAACTGCTGCTGACGGCTACCTTCGGCGCAGATGCAGACAGTGTGATTTGTTCGTGGCTGCCCTTCTATCATGATATGGGTCTCATCGGCAATATCCTGCACAGTATATATGTAGGAGGTACCTGTATCCTGATGTCGCCGTTCCATTTTATGCAGCAACCGTTGCGGTGGCTGAAAGCTATCGACAAATACCAGGTAACGCATAGCGGCGGACCTAATTTTTCTTTCGATATCTGCGTGGATAAAATAGCGGCAGAAGAAGTGGCCCGGCTGAACCTTTCCTCCTGGAAGGTGGCCTATAACGGCGCCGAGCCTGTGAAAAAGACGACCATGGACCGTTTCGCGGCCTGGTTTGCTCCGGCAGGTTTCGACAGTGCGGTATTTTTTCCCTGTTATGGTCTGGCGGAAGCCACCCTGTTGGTATCGGGCGTAAAAACGGTTCCGGAAGTACGTACCGTAGGGGTAGACCGCGCCGCATTGAATGCCGGATTTTTCCGGCCGGCTGCTACCACAGATCAGCAAACCATCTTCCTGGTGTCGTCGGGAAAAGTAGCCCCGGGCATGCAGGTGAAAATACTGCCGCCGGAAAACGGTGGGGAAGACCAGATCGGTGAAATTGCGATCGCCGGCACCAGTGTAAGCCGCGGATACTGGTCGGAGCAACATGACCTGGCTGCGCCAGCCGAAAATTCGTATAGGCGTACCGGTGACCTGGGCTTCCTCTATGAAGGACAGTTGTTTGTCACCGGCCGGAAAAAAGAAATACTCATCATCCGGGGAAAGAATTATTATCCCTATGATATTGAAAATGCCTGTTCCGCGGCACATCCGGCCATTGAAAAAAATGCCGTAGCTGCCATCGCGGTGCCGGTAGGAGAGGAGGAACAACTGATCCTGATTGCAGAAGTAAAAAGAACACTCATTCGGGAGATAGATCCGGAAGTAGTGGCCCGCGCGCTGATGCAGGCGGTGATCGAAGAAACCGGCCTTTCCCCCTACGATGTGGTACTGGTAGGTCCTTTATCGATTCCCAGAACCTCGAGCGGCAAACTACAACGTAATAAATGCAGTATACTCTATCGGGAAAACGGATTTAATACCGTGGCCACCATACGTACTGCCGGTACTCCGGCAGCAACGGCAGCCGTCATCTCTCCGGAGCTGATCAGCCAGGTGCGCACAGAAAAAGATCCGGTCCTGATTTTACAATACCTGGAACTATTGTTCCGTTACCGGCTACAACACACGGAGGCCAACCTTCGCCCGGCAGATGAGCTGACAGCGGTAGGTGTTGATTCCCTGAGAGCCATGGAGCTGGTGAATACCATCAATAAAGACCTGGGCATTCACCTCGACGCTTCCCGTATCTTTCAGGCCAATACCATCGGCGGATTGATCACCATCATTGAAACCACCCTCTGGATCAGTGATGCCAAACCATCCGGTCAGGAAATACTTTTATAA
- a CDS encoding thioesterase II family protein, with protein MKQVQLFLLHFAGGNCYSFQFLQPYLRDVEFIPLELPGRGRRYGEELLVDLQAAADDFCRQISSKLTSKHYVIYGHSMGALLALKVAGMLEARNQPPAHVVVSGNAGPGTKKGLKRHLMEKSKLKEELKSLGGVPQEFLESEELFDFYEAIMRADFELAEKDNIADYPRIKAPIYAIMGDAEEGVADIHNWAGFTSSFSSSLLPGGHFFIHKHPVQLAGIIKSCCRRQLLQP; from the coding sequence ATGAAGCAGGTACAATTGTTTTTGTTGCATTTCGCAGGAGGGAACTGCTATTCGTTCCAGTTCCTGCAACCTTATTTACGTGATGTTGAATTTATTCCCCTGGAGCTGCCAGGAAGAGGTAGAAGATACGGAGAAGAACTGCTGGTAGATCTGCAGGCGGCTGCCGATGACTTCTGCCGCCAGATTAGCAGTAAACTGACTTCCAAACATTATGTTATATATGGACATAGCATGGGCGCATTACTGGCGCTGAAAGTGGCAGGCATGCTGGAAGCACGGAACCAGCCACCGGCACATGTGGTGGTAAGCGGTAATGCAGGTCCTGGTACCAAAAAAGGATTGAAACGTCACCTGATGGAGAAATCCAAGCTGAAAGAAGAACTGAAAAGTCTGGGAGGCGTACCGCAGGAGTTCCTGGAAAGCGAAGAGCTGTTCGATTTTTACGAAGCCATTATGCGGGCAGATTTTGAACTGGCAGAAAAAGATAACATTGCTGACTATCCCCGTATTAAAGCACCGATATATGCCATCATGGGCGATGCAGAAGAAGGCGTAGCAGATATCCATAACTGGGCCGGCTTTACTTCTTCTTTTTCTTCTTCCCTGTTACCGGGAGGTCACTTCTTTATACATAAACACCCGGTGCAGCTGGCCGGTATCATTAAAAGCTGCTGCCGCCGTCAGTTACTGCAGCCATAA
- a CDS encoding methyltransferase, with amino-acid sequence MEGGTSRTLFFVAEKQTGPKKKCDYEIIGARNVNTPQEIIAALEANQQKNAQQLLIPVLTDPFEYKGKDQVIPLQPEQVFFMDYTHAADIHQANILEVGLGSGILSIFCLMKGAAHCTGLEINPRAKIFTGYNTLFNDLDARLEIKDGNVTDIFAPVEGRKFNFIYSNPPFEPTPPGMDYYFNSAAGIYGLTFVEELLKNVDQHLEDNGVFQMVTMAPGNEQEAFMLQELAEKYLPGTAAEIILDLQPITYAAFVDRFVSIFGEEEEKIQQMKTQADKDGVTHLHMLVFKYRKGMKGNVQTVRTHKTYETWSSPLGTANTLYSSIAS; translated from the coding sequence ATGGAAGGTGGTACAAGCAGGACGTTGTTTTTCGTGGCGGAAAAACAAACAGGACCCAAAAAAAAGTGCGATTACGAAATTATCGGCGCCAGGAATGTGAACACCCCGCAGGAAATAATTGCCGCACTGGAAGCAAACCAGCAAAAAAATGCCCAGCAATTATTAATCCCTGTATTGACAGACCCCTTTGAATACAAAGGAAAGGACCAGGTTATCCCCCTGCAACCTGAACAGGTATTCTTTATGGACTACACACATGCCGCCGACATCCACCAGGCCAACATACTGGAAGTGGGACTAGGCTCCGGCATACTGAGTATCTTTTGCCTGATGAAAGGCGCAGCCCATTGCACCGGCCTGGAAATCAATCCCAGAGCCAAAATTTTCACGGGATACAACACCCTCTTCAACGATCTGGATGCACGCCTGGAAATTAAAGATGGGAATGTAACAGACATTTTTGCTCCCGTGGAAGGCAGAAAATTCAATTTTATTTACTCCAACCCACCGTTCGAACCCACGCCTCCCGGCATGGACTATTATTTCAATTCTGCTGCAGGTATATATGGACTTACCTTTGTGGAAGAACTGCTGAAAAACGTAGACCAGCACCTGGAAGACAATGGTGTTTTTCAAATGGTAACCATGGCGCCAGGTAACGAACAGGAAGCATTTATGCTGCAGGAACTGGCAGAAAAATACCTGCCCGGCACTGCTGCAGAAATCATCCTGGATCTCCAACCTATTACCTACGCCGCTTTCGTAGACAGATTCGTATCCATCTTCGGCGAAGAAGAAGAAAAAATCCAACAGATGAAGACGCAGGCCGATAAGGATGGCGTCACACATCTACACATGCTCGTATTCAAATACAGAAAGGGAATGAAAGGAAACGTACAAACAGTACGTACCCATAAGACGTATGAAACGTGGTCATCTCCGCTTGGCACTGCTAATACGCTCTATAGTTCTATTGCTTCATAA
- a CDS encoding carbamoyltransferase family protein: MSLKILGVNAAYHESSASLLVDGQLIASIEEERMNRVKHAKPALIDNPDELPVDAIMECLRIAELSLSDVDIVAFSFDPKRRMALHANMTDPTTPGDWGTPAGEYLFCSQLLSVPEKFRRLGFKGQFHWVEHAKAHAASAFYPAPFEDAAILSIDGIGEIESVLLAHGKKDTITPLKQIVYPNSLGFLWEKMAKYLGHSEYDACKVMSLASFGNPAIYEDSFRSFIKISEDDFEIDPLVILFRIEDYAPLEKLFGLPRRKADEPLRQEHMDIAAALQQLTTTILLNLTRHLHALTGSSALCLAGGVALNCVANRVLFEEGPFEHIYIQPAANDAGTSLGAALFTHYNIYGGDNYQPFELKHTYLGPGYSDEEIGYTLKGLGVNFEYLDNIETTVAGLISEGKVVGWFQGNMEFGPRALGNRSLLADPRNPDMVKRMNRLVKHREDHRPFCPSVLEEDAANWFEIRKDALASRFMLMAYPVNPAKREQIPAVVHVDGTCRIQQVQATTNPKYHQLISEFKKITGVPVLLNTSFNDREPIVCTPDDAIRTFLKTKIDYLAIGNFLLKKENNLTGNREAAMAAYA, encoded by the coding sequence ATGTCGCTCAAAATCCTCGGTGTAAATGCCGCTTACCACGAATCATCTGCCTCTCTCCTGGTAGATGGACAATTAATCGCTTCTATTGAAGAAGAAAGAATGAACCGTGTAAAACACGCCAAACCAGCCCTGATAGATAATCCGGACGAACTGCCGGTAGACGCTATCATGGAATGTCTGCGCATCGCGGAACTATCTTTGTCGGATGTTGATATCGTTGCTTTCTCCTTTGACCCCAAACGTAGAATGGCGCTGCACGCAAACATGACAGATCCAACCACACCCGGCGACTGGGGTACCCCGGCCGGAGAATATCTTTTCTGCAGCCAGTTACTTTCCGTGCCTGAAAAATTCAGACGCCTCGGTTTCAAAGGACAGTTCCACTGGGTAGAACACGCCAAAGCACATGCGGCATCTGCCTTTTACCCGGCACCATTTGAAGACGCCGCCATCCTCTCCATAGATGGTATCGGTGAAATTGAATCCGTATTGCTCGCACACGGAAAAAAAGACACCATCACCCCGCTGAAACAAATCGTATACCCGAATTCGTTAGGTTTCCTCTGGGAGAAAATGGCTAAATACCTCGGGCATTCTGAATATGATGCCTGTAAAGTAATGAGCCTGGCCTCTTTTGGTAATCCGGCTATCTACGAAGACAGCTTCCGTTCTTTTATCAAAATCAGTGAAGACGATTTCGAAATAGATCCGCTGGTTATTCTTTTCCGGATCGAAGATTATGCACCACTGGAAAAACTGTTCGGCCTCCCGCGCAGAAAAGCAGATGAACCACTCCGGCAGGAACACATGGATATAGCAGCCGCTCTGCAGCAGCTCACCACTACCATCCTGCTGAACCTGACCCGTCACCTGCATGCACTGACCGGCTCCTCCGCCCTGTGCCTGGCTGGTGGCGTGGCACTCAACTGTGTGGCCAACCGCGTACTTTTTGAAGAAGGGCCGTTTGAACATATTTATATTCAACCTGCTGCCAATGATGCAGGTACCTCTCTCGGCGCGGCCCTCTTCACCCATTATAATATTTATGGTGGCGACAACTATCAGCCGTTTGAGCTGAAACATACTTACCTCGGCCCGGGCTACAGCGATGAAGAAATCGGCTATACCCTGAAAGGACTGGGTGTTAACTTTGAATACCTCGACAATATTGAAACAACCGTGGCCGGACTGATCAGCGAAGGAAAAGTAGTTGGCTGGTTCCAGGGCAACATGGAATTTGGACCACGTGCCCTCGGTAACCGCAGCTTGCTGGCAGACCCACGGAATCCGGATATGGTGAAAAGAATGAACCGTCTCGTGAAACACAGAGAAGATCACCGTCCATTCTGTCCCAGCGTACTGGAAGAAGATGCCGCCAACTGGTTTGAAATCCGCAAAGATGCCCTGGCATCCCGTTTCATGCTGATGGCCTATCCGGTAAATCCTGCCAAACGCGAACAGATACCCGCAGTGGTGCACGTAGATGGTACCTGCCGTATCCAACAGGTACAGGCTACTACCAATCCGAAATACCATCAGCTGATCTCCGAGTTCAAAAAAATAACCGGCGTTCCGGTATTGCTGAATACCTCTTTCAACGACCGGGAACCTATTGTATGTACACCGGATGACGCGATCAGAACTTTCCTTAAAACAAAAATCGATTACCTGGCTATTGGCAACTTCCTGCTGAAAAAAGAAAATAACCTGACCGGCAACCGGGAAGCAGCGATGGCAGCTTACGCTTAA
- a CDS encoding cytochrome P450 family protein, with the protein MKPLQCPVTGKTHVPVDLFDPQFIANPYPTYARLREDSPVQRITLENDYPVWLVTRYDDVMALLKDDRVTKVPGKALPADGALPEMPFESIDAMAMLSNHMLMMDPPDHTRIRTLVHKAFTPRHTEQLRPRVQQIADELIDKIIDKGSMDLIDDFAFPLPLTVIAELLGIPIEHHEMFRKWSNLLTDGYTTAENLPQVQEATHGFIHYLQQIFTERRANPGNDLISALVAVEETGDRLSEQELLSMVFLLFLAGHETTVNLIGNGMLALLQHPAQLQLLREKPELIESAVEEMLRYDASVATSTVRFAMEDIAIGGVVIPRGEEIMLMTGAANHDEKKFDQPGVFDITRTDNRHISFGHGIHFCLGAPLARLEGAVAVSTLLRRLPDIKLAVAPETLIRRPSMLIRGVQQLPVVF; encoded by the coding sequence ATGAAACCATTACAATGCCCTGTTACAGGAAAAACTCATGTGCCTGTCGATCTTTTTGATCCGCAGTTCATTGCCAATCCTTACCCCACCTACGCCCGTTTACGGGAAGACTCACCCGTGCAACGCATTACCCTGGAGAACGACTATCCGGTATGGCTGGTGACCAGGTATGATGATGTAATGGCGCTTCTGAAAGACGACCGGGTAACAAAAGTACCAGGTAAAGCGCTGCCAGCAGATGGCGCCCTGCCGGAAATGCCGTTCGAAAGCATTGATGCCATGGCTATGCTGAGCAACCATATGCTGATGATGGACCCACCGGATCACACCCGCATCCGGACACTCGTACACAAAGCCTTTACCCCACGACATACCGAGCAGCTGCGCCCACGTGTACAGCAAATCGCCGATGAGCTGATAGACAAAATAATTGATAAAGGCAGCATGGACCTGATCGATGATTTTGCTTTTCCATTACCCCTCACCGTTATCGCGGAACTGCTGGGCATTCCCATTGAACATCATGAAATGTTCCGCAAGTGGTCTAACCTGCTCACCGATGGTTATACCACGGCAGAAAACCTACCCCAGGTACAGGAAGCCACCCATGGATTTATTCACTACCTGCAGCAGATTTTTACAGAGAGACGGGCCAATCCCGGTAATGACCTGATCAGCGCACTCGTAGCGGTGGAAGAAACCGGCGACCGGTTATCAGAACAGGAACTGCTGTCGATGGTATTTCTCCTTTTCCTGGCCGGACACGAAACCACCGTTAACCTGATCGGCAACGGTATGCTGGCTTTATTGCAGCATCCGGCACAACTGCAACTCCTCCGGGAAAAACCGGAACTCATTGAAAGTGCCGTGGAAGAAATGCTCCGGTACGATGCCTCCGTAGCTACATCCACCGTACGTTTTGCCATGGAAGATATTGCCATTGGCGGCGTAGTCATTCCCCGCGGAGAAGAAATCATGCTGATGACCGGCGCAGCCAACCACGATGAAAAGAAATTCGATCAGCCGGGCGTATTTGATATAACGCGTACGGATAATCGTCATATTTCTTTCGGACATGGCATCCACTTCTGCCTGGGCGCCCCGCTGGCCCGCCTGGAAGGTGCAGTGGCTGTCAGTACCCTCCTGCGCCGGCTGCCAGACATCAAACTGGCGGTAGCGCCGGAAACATTGATCCGGCGACCCAGTATGCTGATACGCGGCGTACAGCAGTTACCGGTAGTTTTTTAA